DNA sequence from the Streptomyces sp. HUAS 15-9 genome:
TGGATCCTTCGGCTACCAGGTCGTCATCCGGCACGCCGACGGGCACTACACCCAGTACGCCCATCTGTCTGCCATCTCCGTGAAGGCCGGGCAGACAGTCTCCGCGGGTCAGCGCATCGGCCGCTCGGGCTCCACCGGAAACACCACGGGCCCGCATCTGCACTTCGAGGTGCGGACCGGACCCGGTTTCGGTTCGGACGTCGACCCGGTCGCCTATCTCCGGGCCGGTGGCGTCAGGATCTGACCCTGATGCGGTGCCTGTCCGCGACGGTGTGGCGCCGGTCCACGACGGGCAGCGGTACGTAGACGCCCGTGTAGAAGGGGCTGTAGGTGGGCGCGAGGAGGTAGGGGTCCGAGGGCTCCTCGGTGTTGGCGCCGCGTGTCCCGTCGGCCGCCGCCGGTACGAGGACGTCGTCCAGGGCCGCGTCGGCAAGCGCCGCGTCCTCCAGGTCCGCCAGCTTCTCCAACCCCTCCAATCCCTCCAGCTCCTGGAGGTCCCCCAGGGGCGACGCGGCCCGCTGCTGGGGCAGGACGACCGACGGTGTTCCGGTCTCGGGCAGCGGCTCCGTCGTACGCGGGGCGTGTTCCAGCCGCTCCGTGGTCAGCAGGATCAGACCGCCCGCCGCCACCACACCGCAGCTCAGGGCCAGCGCGGTGCCCGTCGTGCCGTGGCGGAAGGTCTCGCCGAACATCGTGATGCCGACCGCGGCCGCGAGCACCGGGTTCACCACGGTCAGGGTGGCGAGCGGCGCCGCGAGGCCGCCGCCGCGGTAGGAGGCCTGCGACAGCAGCACACCGGCGATCGCGAACACAGCGATCACCGCCAGCGACGGCAGTTCCGCGAGGGAGACCCCGCCGGTCCAGTCGACGGCCACGGTCTTGGTGAACACGGACGACATGCCGAACGCTATGCCGGACGCGGTGGCGAGCAGCACGCTGCGCACGGCCGGGTGCCGTTGCGCGGCCCGGCTCGCGAGCATCAGCGCGACGACCGCGCCACCGGTGACCAGGGCCACGGCCACGCGCTGCGCGGAGTCCAGAGACGTGGCGTCGGACGAGCCGACCAGCGAGAGCAGACCGGCGAGCCCGACCGTCGCCATGATCGCGCCCCGCCAGGCGGTCGCCCCGGCCTTGCGGCCGACGAACAGGGACGCCATGGGCAGCGCGAAGACAATGGTCAGGGCGCCCAGCGGCTGGACCAGACTGA
Encoded proteins:
- a CDS encoding DMT family transporter → MSALAVSVLLSFVSAVAYAGGAIVQEQVAVSSPDEQYAPLRRLSWWAAVALNGLGGLLHVVALAYGPLSLVQPLGALTIVFALPMASLFVGRKAGATAWRGAIMATVGLAGLLSLVGSSDATSLDSAQRVAVALVTGGAVVALMLASRAAQRHPAVRSVLLATASGIAFGMSSVFTKTVAVDWTGGVSLAELPSLAVIAVFAIAGVLLSQASYRGGGLAAPLATLTVVNPVLAAAVGITMFGETFRHGTTGTALALSCGVVAAGGLILLTTERLEHAPRTTEPLPETGTPSVVLPQQRAASPLGDLQELEGLEGLEKLADLEDAALADAALDDVLVPAAADGTRGANTEEPSDPYLLAPTYSPFYTGVYVPLPVVDRRHTVADRHRIRVRS